The segment gttaaaacataggctactagcaatgtgctaattcATAGTGTACTAAATAATGCTAGTAACATGTTATACCATGTTAGAATTGATAAATTTTGTTAGCAACATGAAGAAatgtgctaattcatgttagaaacatgctagcaatgtgctaaataaTGCTAGTACCATATTAAAACATCGTACCtgtgtgttaaatcatgctagcaacatgttaaaacatgctagcaatgtgttaattcatgttagaaGCATGTTAGCaaagtgttaaatcatgttagaaaTGTTAAAACATCTTAGCAGCGTGTTAAaccatgctagcaacatgttaaatcatgctcgcaatgtgctaattcatgctataaacatgttagcaatgtgttaaatcatacTAGCAATGTGTTCATTCATTCTAGAAACTTGTTAGCAATGTAATAGATGTTATGTTAAAAtgtgttagcaatgtgttagaACATGTTAACATTTTATTGTCTTCTTTGAAAATAAAATCTTCAAACTTCAAGCTTTTCAAAGAAAGGTTATCAACCTTTACTCGTCTAGTTTTAGCTAAAGTTGTTCAAGGTCATCATGGGTTTTTTGGCAATCTGTAAAGATTCTTTTGTAATGTTTGTTTCTGTCGCTATCTTTTTTTCAGGGCCTTGCGTCTCTGCTGTGTTGATTTGGGCTTTTACGCGCTCTCTGTGCTGGGACGTATCACTCGTGTCCTCCGCATGGCTTGCTGTCGCtaggttgccatggcaacagtacCTCCCAACGACTGCCCCGGCACGGCAGAACACTGTCGAGTGAGGAAGAGGAGAGTCGAGGGGAAAGTGAGGAAGAACTTCTCCTGtcagttgtgcgagaaggcctTCAACAGTTTGGAGAAGCTGAAGGTCCATTCGTACTCCCACACAGGGGAAAGGCCGTATCGCTGCACACACACTGACTGCACCAAGGCCTTCGTCTCCAAGTATAAACTCCTACGGTAGGTACTCGTACTGTCACAAACCATTAAAAGGCCCATCATAGGTCTCAGATGTGAACCCACTCTCTCTGTCTCAATCTGACTGtgattataaagtaaaatattcaTAGATCATTATATTTTGATGGTCCTGGAACAGCATTCTGTCCTACATATTAATCTTATCTTAATCGATAAACTTGGGCTCACAATGCTTTTTGGAAATGCAGCCCTTAACGATTCATTGGTGAATTGGACTGCTCCAATTGCATCTCTTTCAGAGCGAGTCTCCAGTCAACTTACTGATTCATATGATTTGGTCAGACTTATTCAAATGATTCGATCAGAGCTAGTCTCCAGTCAACAACTCACTGATTCAAATGTTTCATTCAGGGCGAATCTCCAGTCAACAACTCACTGATTCAAATGATTTGGTCAGGGCGAGTCTCCAGTCAACAACTCACTGATTCAAATGATCCAGTCAGAGCGAGTCTTCAGTCATGAACTCACTGATTCAAATCATCAagtcaggggtgcgtttcccaaagccaACTGTGGTCGCAAGTTCTGtcattaccaatagagttcaatggaaTTTGCAACCATAGTTAACAATGCTTTTAGGCAACGCATCCCAGAATGAGTCTCCAGTCAATAACTCACTGATTCGAATGATTCAGTCGGAGCAATTCGCCCGTCAACAACTCTTGATTCAAATGATTTGGTCAGAGTGAGTTTCCAGTCAACATCTCGCTGATTCAAATGATTCAATTAGAGCAAGTCTCCAGTCAATTACTCACTGATTCAAATGATGTGGTCAGAGTGAGTCTTCAGTCAACAACTCAGTGAGTCTAATGATTTGTTCAAATCGCGAGTATCCAGTCAACTACTTACTGATTCAAACGATTCGATCAGAGAGAGTCTTCAGTCAACTACTCACTGATTCAAATGATTCGGTTAGAGGGAGTCTCCAGTCAACAACTCACTGATTCAAATGATTCGGTCAGAGCGAGTCTTCAGTCAACAGCTCACTGATTCAAATGATTCGGGCAGAGCGAGTCTTCAGTCAACAATTCACTGATTCAAATGATTCGGTCAGAGCGAGTATCCAGTCAACTACTCACTGATTCAAATGATTCGTGCAGAGCGAGTCTTCAGTCAACAACTCACTGATTCAAATGATTCGGTCAGAGCGAGTATCCAGTCAACTACTCACTTATTCAAATGATTCGGGCAGAGCGAGTCTTCAGTCAACAACTCACTGATTCAAATGATTCGGTCAGAGCGAGTATCCAGTCAACTACTCACTGATTCAAATGATTCGGGCAGAGCGAGTCTTCAGTGAACAACTCACTGATTCAAATGATTCGGTCAGAGCGAGTATCCAGTCAACTACTCACTGATTCAAATGATTCGGGCAGAGCGAGTCTTCAGTCAACAACTCACTGATTCAAATGATTCGGTCAGAGCGAGTATCCAGTCAACTATTCACTGATTCAAATGATTAGGTCAGAGCGAGTATCCAGTCAACTACTCACTGATTCAAATGATTCGGTCAGAGCGAGTCCCCAGTCAACTACTCACTTATTCAAATGATTCGGGCAGAGCGAGTCTTCAGTCAACAACTCACTGATTCAAATGATTCGGTCAGAGCGAGTATCCAGTCAACAGCTCACTGATTCAAATGATTCGGGCAGAGCGAGTCTTCAGTCAACAATTCACTGATTCAAATGATTCGGTCAGAGCGAGTATCCAGTCAACTACTCACTGATTCAAATGATTCGTGCAGAGCGAGTCTTCAGTCAACAACTCACTGATTCAAATGATTCGGTCAGAGCGAGTATCCAGTCAACTACTCACTTATTCAAATGATTCGGGCAGAGCGAGTCTTCAGTCAACAACTCACTGATTCAAATGATTCGGTCAGAGCGAGTATCCAGTCAACTACTCACTGATTCAAATGATTCGGGCAGAGCGAGTCTTCAGTGAACAACTCACTGATTCAAATGATTCGGTCAGAGCGAGTATCCAGTCAACTACTCACTGATTCAAATGATTCGGGCAGAGCGAGTCTTCAGTCAACAACTCACTGATTCAAATGATTCGGTCAGAGCGAGTATCCAGTCAACTATTCACTGATTCAAATGATTAGGTCAGAGCGAGTATCCAGTCAACTACTCACTGATTCAAATGATTCGGTCAGAGCGAGTCCCCAGTCAACTACTCACTTATTCAAATGATTCGGGCAGAGCGAGTCTTCAGTCAACAACTCACTGATTCAAATGATTCGGTCAGAGCGAGTATCCAGTCAACTACTCACTGATTCAAATGATTCGGGCAGAGCGAGTCTTCAGTCAACAACTCACTGATTCAAATGATTCGGTCAGAGCGAGTATCCAGTCAACTATTCACTGATTCAAATGATTAGGTCAGAGCGAGTATCCAGTCAACTACTCACTGATTCAAATGATTCGGGCAGAGCGAGTCTTCAGTCAACAACTCACTGATTCAAATGATTCGGTCAGAGCGAGTATCCAGTCAACTATTCACTGATTCAAATGATTAGGTCAGAGCGAGTATCCAGTCAACTACTCTCTGATTCAAATTATTCGGTCAGAGCGAGTCCCCAGTCAATAACTCACTGATTCAAATGATTCAGTCAAAACAAGTCTCAAGTCAACAGGCTTGTTCGATTTGAAGCTGCGCTGCACTGTCTgatcagtgtatgacatcaaagtaccacaATAGTGATTAGAGAGCAGATGGCTCTGTATGCATTTGAATCGCTCTCACGGTACGTTGATGTCATACACAAATCGGTCTGTGCAGCGCAGCTTCAAGTCGTACAAGCCTAATAACATACtgattcaaatgattcattcagaGTGAGTCTCCAGTCAACAACTCACTGATTCAAATGATTGGGTCAGAGCGAGTCTCTAGTTCACAGTTCCCTGAATTCACAAGTCTGACTCAAAATgacattttgatattttgtcttttggttataaaaacataaaaaattcaaatctacattttgattttaaaaagtttattataaaaacgtatattttttcccccaaaatgaaataaatccatgacaattttttttcaaaatgtaattaatccatcaatataaaagttatttttcaaattgaaaatatacaacaaagtaagttgattcacatatatgacagagtttaaactttgccaatatttatcttatatacaggcatttgactaaaaatgcattcagtcttcctcccaaaatgaattcaacgggtcatcttgttaatgttataaattaattatttgtcattaccgattaaaAAGTATCTGGCGCCAAcgcacggttaaataaacacatttgccgaaAAAGGAGACTGGggtttgtcgcgttttggaaagaaagggaaaaatatgacagaataacacgacggatatcacattttgcgcaaaattaataaatagcttttcaataccgaccagatacaatactgattttggcggaaactcagttttttgaaaatggcgtttatcgcgttttggaaccaaactcttcatttgtTAACACATATTTTgcctatatatgtgtgtgtgtgtgtgtgtgtgtgtacattaatgattGAATAATTGATTGAAAGGGATGTTAATGCCCCAAAATGCGAAAATCACATTAACCCTTTCCCTGCCAGCATTTTCTACAATAGTTGCTAGTCAGTGCAATGCTtctatcacttgtttctgcttcttcttcacctgtgttttgaACCGGAGATTCAGAATATGCGTAACAGCGCCCCCCACCCTataaacagtgaaaacatggattgccgGAAACACtcgtcaatggcggggaaaggGTTAAGCAAGACCAGATATACTCAATTTCATTATATGACATTTGGTCATCAAAGGAATAGCTCCCGGTATGGTCAGTGTATGCTAATGCATATTTGTGTCCATAGGCACATGGCCACACACTCGCCAGAAAAGACACACAAGTGCAGCTACTGCGAGAAGATGTTCCACCGTAAAGATCACCTGAAGAACCACCTCCACACACACGACCCCAACAAGGAGGCTTTCAGCTGCACGGAATGCGGCAAGAGCTACAACACCAAACTTGGCTTCCGAAGGCACCAAGCCCTTCACGCTGCTCACCGTGGAGACCTCACCTGCCAGGTGTGTCTGCAGTCGTACCCAAGCACTCCCCTGCTGCTGGAGCACCTACGGGGACATGCGGGGAAAAGTGCTACCGCGACTAAGGAGAAGCGACATCAGTGCGAACACTGCGAACGACGCTTTTACACCCGCAAGGATGTGCGACGCCACCTGGTTGTGCATACGGGACGCAAGGACTTCCTGTGCCAGTACTGCGCCCAGCGATTCGGCCGCAAGGACCATCTTACCCGCCATGTTAAGAAAAGCCACGCTCATGAGCTGCTGAGGGTTAAGGCGGAGCCTGTCGATTTGATGGAGTCACAATCCTCGCCAGCATCCGGGCCACTCACCCTAAGGTATCCACTAGGTCATGCTTCTTACTCGCCACCGCCGCCCTTGAGGGCGGAGCTTGAAAGCTATCTCCTGGAGCTACAGGCTGAAGATACACCCAAGCTGAGTGCTTCCGCCACGGTGACCGGAGAGACGACGTCGTCCCTGGACTTTCTGTCTCCACTGTTTAATTTTCTGCCTTACAACCAGGGAGCGGGGCCTACTTTGGGAGTGGCTTACAGCCAGGAGGAGGGGCTACTGGCCACACCCATCCAAGACACGCCAGAGCCTCTTAGCCTCCTTCACACAATCTCACACTCACAAAGCACTCCGAGTTACACACATCCACCATCTCTGAATACAACCACCACCCTGCCTCGCTTCCACCAAGCCTTCCAGTAGCCCAAACACTTATGGTTTTTGTCGCACTTTTATGTTTATCATCAACTTAGCTCTTAATCAAATTCGAACAAGCACATAGTCCAACAAATCTTGCCAAAATTGCCGTGTTTTGAAGGAAAGTCTTGAGGACACTATCATTACAGATGCATTACTCGTTTTATGTTTTATCTAGAGGAGTTTACTGTATCTGAACATtaaagccctgggtatacttcgTTTTTTTTACACATACGCTAGTGTATGCGCACCGTCTGCGCGAAGCATAcatggttgccaccttgtggctAAACTAATTAcagcaaaaaaaattaaatgcgcatgtgCGACCAGTGGTGTGCGTACAGTATGCGCATACTCTTCTGATGATGAAATTCGCATCACACGCACCCTCGCGTACgcgtaaaaagtgaagtatactttgggcttaagaAGCAGAGCTCAGTTTGCAGTGACGTTTAGCTCTTAAAATGCCGACAGAGATAGAGAGTGCGTAGTTTTAATGTCCTCTCATTAACACTAGTGGTTTTGAAGTTCCATCAAAGCTAAAAGATAATTCATCTAATGTTGTTTCCATCTCTTTGTTTGTTGTATGGCTCATGAACTGTTGGGTACTGAACTACCAGCATTTTCAACTATTTACAGCCAAAGGCAACCAAAACCTTCATAGCTATAGAGAGGAAGGCTCATCtcgttatgttttttttttttttttttttttttttttttttgttggctGTTTGCCTTCATGCTGCTGCTCGTTGTAAGGGCCTCAAAGGACACCAGCGCAGGAATGCTTCACAATTCACACCAACAAAGGGAAAGAAGGACGaagaatcacacacacactcacacacttactCTGTTCTCTCTCTTACTTTATTCAACCTCATCCACCAGAATGCTGGCTGTTGCACTGATCAAAGCTGTCGATGAACGAAAAATTCATATCGGTTTTTGCTGTCTCAGTTTAAGCTCACAGCTTACAAAACTCCAAAATACAATCTGTGACAGACTGTGTCATCAATATTGACTTCTCTCTGAACATAAGCTGAAGAATCAAATGTAGGTTTTTCACATTGACAGCGATTCGCAAAGCAACCAGTTCGTTTTCAATGAGAGTTGGCAATTTGAGGCGACACAAGTGACTCAACTTTATGCAAATGGCCAGTGACGCGATGTGTCGGCTGCTAATGGGAGTCCGCGCAAATATGATGTGATCGGTCACATGATCTATCGCAGAATGCAGCAGTTGAGTTGGAATGCCTGCTAGTAACCCACAGTACAGCAAGCGGTTGATCTCCTGCAATGTAATCGCTTTCAGTGTGAACATGTCTTACTCTAGAGTAGTGGTTCTCAAGTGGGGCCACTAGGGGGCGTCAGGATgagttgggggggggggggggggggtgcaaAAATTGTTGTGGACAATGGGGGACTTTaagtcaaaaaggttgagatccactgctctagagcccagtgttgggggtaacgcattacaagtaacttgagtaatgtaatcagattacttttttaaagtaacaagtaaagtaactcattacttttaaatttacaactctctgagtaatgcattacttcaAAATTTACAACTCTCGGAGTTACAAATATCTgaattactttttcaaataaagtaacgcaagttacttccCCCCCCCCAATTTATTgacctctactgtacaggtgtgaatttgtatttccttcagcctgaggctcaTTCAATTCACTTTTGCTGTGAAAAGGTCTTTACATTTGGCAAAAAcgtttacttttttttgttttgttttttaaacaaatcagtaAGCCCAGCCcaagtgagaaaaagtaacgcaaaagtatcGTAACACAtaactttccataaaaagtaacttcGTAATTCAATATTGTAatggattacttttaaaagtaactttccccaacactgtgtgtgtgtgtttgtgtgtgtgtgtgtgtttgtttgggtgttTGGACAGAGTCTGTAAATGTCTGTTTGATGTTTTTTGATTTATTTCCTCGGAAGCTGAAGGTTGTTAAAAGCTTAAACATTCAGAGAACCTCCATTTGGGGCGTATGTTTCATAATAGCACTTTCGGAAAAAATAATATGCCCTTTATTTTGTGAAAGTAACTGTTATAAATAGTTTAGATGTTATAATTAGCCTTTAGAAGATTTTAAGCATACATACACAATGCTATATGTGTGATATTTTTACAGGTACACTTCatacagtgttttgtttttgttgttgatgtttttgttgttgttttgctttATTGCACAAAATATCAAATCGTCAGTGTCTCTCAAACGAGGCTTcagccaaaaaagaaaaaaggtcaaTTCCAGCAAGATTACTTTAGCAAGTACTTAgtacatttacagttttttttttacaatcgctagaacacatttctcaatacttaggtgatttttttcaaaactctccaaatttcacattcaaaatgcagtTAAACATGTCAAAGGTGCACGGCAAAGGTTTGCACccaacaaacacactttgttactcagcaaattgctgtcttgCACAGTTTTGCATGATCTTTTTGAACTTAAGAGTATGTAAaagtgcaaattggcctgtatgAGTGCTAAACAAATTCATGTAATTTGACAGATGTTGTAATTAAATGCATTTGATGATCCACAGTTTAGCTCACATAAAGTGACCTATTGAGAATCATGTCCGAGCGATTGTAATAAAAACTGCAAAGTGTCTGATAGCTTCAGTAATGACACAGATCTAGGTGGCTAAATGACCCGCTTCCATGAGGTCATCCAATGTCGTTCATTTTTTGCTGCTGAATCGTGGACTTGTATATCATTGGGAGCCACAAACTCTCCTGTTCATTGGTACAATCACAACAC is part of the Chanodichthys erythropterus isolate Z2021 chromosome 11, ASM2448905v1, whole genome shotgun sequence genome and harbors:
- the plag1 gene encoding zinc finger protein PLAG1: MATVPPNDCPGTAEHCRVRKRRVEGKVRKNFSCQLCEKAFNSLEKLKVHSYSHTGERPYRCTHTDCTKAFVSKYKLLRHMATHSPEKTHKCSYCEKMFHRKDHLKNHLHTHDPNKEAFSCTECGKSYNTKLGFRRHQALHAAHRGDLTCQVCLQSYPSTPLLLEHLRGHAGKSATATKEKRHQCEHCERRFYTRKDVRRHLVVHTGRKDFLCQYCAQRFGRKDHLTRHVKKSHAHELLRVKAEPVDLMESQSSPASGPLTLRYPLGHASYSPPPPLRAELESYLLELQAEDTPKLSASATVTGETTSSLDFLSPLFNFLPYNQGAGPTLGVAYSQEEGLLATPIQDTPEPLSLLHTISHSQSTPSYTHPPSLNTTTTLPRFHQAFQ